Genomic DNA from Deltaproteobacteria bacterium RIFCSPHIGHO2_02_FULL_44_16:
ATCTCGATGCGAATGATCATCAAATCGAGTTTCCGATTCTGTATGCCATCGGGCGCGATGGCATTGCGCAAAAAACGCTCGAGGATCGTGGCGAAAATTTAGAACTTCTTTTTGATACGATTGTCAGTGAAATTCCACCACCAAGCTATGATTCCGATGAACCCTTTCAAATGCTCGTCACGAATCTCTCTTACTCAGACTACCTCGGTCGTTTAGCCATTGGCCGCATCATGAATGGAAGAGTCGTTAAAAACGATCAACTCGCTTGTCTTGGAAGCGATGGAGCGCCTCGACGATTGAAAGTTTCGAGTCTTCAAACGTATGAAGGGATTCGTGTTCAAGAAGTCGATGCTGTTGAACCAGGCGACATTCTGATTCTTTCAGGTATAGAGCAGGTGGAAATTGGAGATACGATTTGCACGATTGAAACACCAAAAACCTTAAAGCGCATTGTGGTTGATGAACCGACCGTCTCCATGAAATTTATGATCAACACTTCTCCTCTTGCTGGTCTTGAGGGGAAAATTGTTCAATCCCGAAAAATTCGCGAACGCCTTCTCAAGGAAACACTTCATAATGTTGCGCTTCGTGTTGAAGATGCGGCAACGAGTGACAGCTTTATCGTTAAAGGTCGCGGCGAGTTTCAAATGGCCATTCTCATTGAAACGATGCGACGAGAAGGATTTGAACTGAGCGTTGGCCGTCCCGAAGTTATCCTCAAAGAAAAAGATGGCAAACAACTTGAACCCATCGAGCATCTCTTTATCGATATTCAGGAAGAAGATACGGGAATTATCACCGAAAAAATTTCTCGTCGCCTTGGGCGTATGCTCAACATGGTGAACCATGGCACCGGACGTGTCAGGCTTGAATTTTCAATTCCTTCACGTGGTCTTATTGGATATCGAAATGAATTTTTGACCGACACCAAAGGTACAGGATTGATGAATTCCTATATTGAAGGTTACGAACCGTATCGCGGTGAAATCAAGAGTCGTGTTTTGGGATCGCTTGTTTGTGATCGTGCTGGCAAAACCGTTCCTTACGCTCTTTTTCATTTAGAACCACGAGGGATTCTTTTTGTAGAATCAGGAATGCCTGTTTATGAAGGGATGATTGTAGGAGAGCACAATCGTCAGCAGGACTTGAATGTGAATGCATGCAAAGAGAAAAAGCTGACGAATATGCGTGCAGCAGGTCGAGATGAAAATATTCTTTTAAGTCCAGTCACTCCCATCACTCTCGAGCGAGCCATCACGTTTATTCGCGATGATGAACAGGTTGAAGTCACTCCTCAAAGCATTCGCTTAAGAAAAAATATTCTTTTGCAACAACAGCGTAAATAATTTTGATATTTTTTCATCTTTGCACTATGTAAAGAGAGAAAAAACAACAAGGAGATCAAATTAAAATCATGAAAGACGTCATCACCCAAGAACGCGCTTTCTTTTTTCTTCTTCTTTTCCTGTTCGTCATTGGTATTTTGATTATTTCTCCCTTTTTAGAAGCTATTCTTTTAAGCATCGTTTTTGCTGTGCTTTTTTATCCTCTTCATGAAAAATATCTGCAATGGACATCGGGAAGAAAGAATATTGCCTCCCTTCTTTCCACTGCTTCCTTTCTGATTATACTTATTATCCCCATCTCCATTTTACTGCACTTAACGGCCGTCCAGCTTTCCCATATCCTTGTAACTCAAACGCAAACACAGGAACCAAGTTTATCTGAATCCGTTTTTTATTTTCAGAAAAAGATGATCGTCGGCGCAAAAAAAATTGAATCCCTTTTAGGAATGCAATTTAATTTGGTTCCTCTTATTAAAGAAAGAACACACCAACTTACCCAAGTTTTTGCAAAACACATTCTGGCAATCATATCTGGGATGGCAAATGTGGCCTTAGATTTTTTTGTGATGATGATGCTTTTATTTTATTTTTTTCGACAAGGACCTGAGTTTTTGAGCAAGGGAATCCATCTCTCTCCTCTGAAGGATCGATATGGGAAAAAATTAACAGATGAAATCAAAATCACTATTAAAGGAGTTTTTTATGGAAGTTTTTTCGTCGGTTTTCTTCAAGCAACCTTCGCCAGCATTGGGTATTATTTCGCTCACGTGGAAAATTATTTATTTTGGGGAATTATTACCTTTATTGCTTCCTTTCTTCCCACCATTGGCACTGCCCTTGTCATTATTCCCTTAAGCTTCGCTCTTCTTTTTCAAGGACATGTCAAACATGCCATTTTTCTCATTGCTTATGGAACGTTGATTGTTGCAACCCTTGATAATTTACTCAGACCATTTCTCATTCATAGTCATGTGCATCCGGTTATTCTTTTGCTTGGCATTGTCGGAGGCATTACGCTTTTTGGTCCTCTTGGGTTACTTTTAGGACCCATAATTATGGCAACTCTTATTGCCGCTCTTCGTATCTACGCTCATGATTTCTCTGGGGTGGTTTCCACATCATGACCGAAGAAAGAATAAGATTGATAAAAGTCTCTAACATCATCAGCTTCAAATAAGGTTTCTTTTTTGAAACTTTCATTTCTTTTTTTTGCCTCGCTCTGCTGGTGATTAAAAACGTGGACAACGCTGTCCCAACAGTGCTTGTCCATGGATGTTCTTGAACCAAGCCGTTCACATTCAAAGCACTTCGGAAGTATGAAGCCAAAACATGAAAATCTTGTTTTAGCTGCGCTTTACTGGCCTCACATTGGTGCATCAAAGTTTTTTGATTTGTTTTGTGCATTTTAATTTCCGCGTCCAAAAAAAATACCTAAAAAGAAAACTACCGAATGTTAACCAAAAAAGACCGGAAAGAAATGAAGCAAGCCAAACCTGAATATTAAAAAATGAAACAAGACCAAAAACGATTCCATATGAAAGAAACATGACACCCATTAAAAGAGTAACCAGAGAAGAGATAGCAACAAGTACCGAAAGAAGAGATTGAAAAATAAAACTCTTAAAAGAAAACTTTGCGAGATCTACACGTGCTCGGAGATAATCTAAAACATGAAGAGCAACCTCGCGTAGCTGTTCTAGAATCTGGGATGCTTCCGCTATATTCTCCTCTGTTTTTCTTTGATGCGAGGATGACGCAGGAGAAGACGTGTCCTCAGATTTCATCTACGTCTCCACAATGCTCCTAAGACGAGACCAATTCCCGCAGCAATAAGGAGTGACTTCACCGGGTTTTCTCGGATGTGGCCCTCCATGTTTTTTTCCAATCTTCGCGCACCTTGAATTCCTTCACGATAATATCCTTTTGCATTCTCACCCAAAAATTCCATGGTTTCACTTGCGAGTTCTTTTGTTATTTTTCCCATCTCCTGCACATTGTGACCAATAGCAGCAGCCTTTTCCCGTAGATCCGTACTGTGTTGTGAAAAATCTGATCCTCTGAACTGCTGAGCCTTGTCTTGAGTCTTATCTGATGTTTTTTCTTGTTGTCCCATAAGAGACCTCCTTGAAAGGAAAAAGTGAAATTCGTATTTCAATAACTAATCCTGATTTCGATTACAGTCAAGCATTCCACAACATATTATACCCTTCCCTCTTTCAAAACAGTGGCTTACGCCATGAGGGAATAAACAATGAAAGAATAAAAAGTATCAGAAAAATAAAGAAAAGAATTTTTGCGATACCCATGGCACTTGCTGCGATACCGGTAAAACCAAAGACAGCGGCAATGATCGCAATGACAAAAAAGATAACGGCCCATGATAACATAATGGATCACCTCCTTTGATTGTTACAAACCAAACACTCTATTTTCAGAAAAATTACAAGCTGAAAAAATAAAACGTTTTTCAAAAATCAACAATATGAACGACTTAGGGCGTGTCCTCATTTTGAGCGTAACTATTTGAAACAAAAGAAATCTCGACTATTTGTCATCCCCGCATGCTTAAAGCGGGGATCTCCTTCAAACACTGGAGATTCCCGCCTTCGCGGGAATGACATTTTACCAAATGAGGACACGCCCTAGAAAATAAAAAAAATAATTTTTTATTTTCGTTCGTTGAGACAAGATATTGAAGTTTTTTACAGAAAAGGGAAGTAGATTGCTGTATTTCAATCAATTTGAGTCTGTGAGTTGAGTTGCATATAGGTTTCAAGAACTTTCTTTTGATACCCGCCGTAAGGGACACCACGTTTTCCATAATTTTTTGCAACTGATGTAGGACCGCGATTATACGCCATTAAGGCTTTGCTCAAATCTCCATGAAATCGTGTCAGCAATTCGGTCAGATAATGAACTCCGACATGAATGTTAAAGGAGATATTATGTTGAAGCTCTTTTTCTCTGCTGGGATCAATACCGAGTTCATCGGCGATATCTTCCACCACAATCGATTTTACCTGCATAAGCCCCATCGCTCCACGATGCGAACGAGCAGATGTGCGAAAATGACTTTCCACTTTCATCATCGCCAGGATTAAAACTGGATCAATATCGTAGTCTTGTGAAAGCTGAAAAACCGTCTCCGCAATTTCATTGCGCGTCATTTGATCTAAGAAAATAGCTTCTTCGTGGAGAATAGAATCTATTTTCCACTGAAGACTTTGCTTTTGAAGTGCAACTCCAAATGCAATGCCAAGGGCGCACAACCAAATAAAGGAGGTATAGGTAAAGAGACGTTTCATACCTCCTCACCAAAGCAATTTTCATACCCTTTGTAGGCACAATATAACCCATTAATATATATAAGTTTTTTTCTACCCAGGCTTTTGTTCTTGGGGAGAGCGTCCCCCAGACATTCAGGCTTTTTGAAGTCGATGGAGAACAATTCGGAAAATCATGGGGAGCATTGAAATAAAAATAATACCGAGAATAACAAACTCAAAATGTTTTTTCATCACCGGAATATTCCCGAAATAAAATCCTAAGAGGAGAAAAGAAAGCACCCATACGATTCCGCCCGTAATATTAAAAAGTGCAAAGCGTGGATAATGCATTTTTCCGATCCCCGCTACAAAAGGAGCAAAGGTGCGGAAGATGGGAAGGAAACGCGCAAAAATAATGGTTTTGCCGCCATGACGATCATAAAACTGTTGCGTGGAGATCAAATGTTTTTTGTTGAGCCAACGACTTTTTTCACTTCGAAAGATGCGAGGACCAATGCGAGAACCGATCATATAATTGACCGCGTCACCGAAGATGGCAGCGGCAATGAGAACCATAAGTAATACGGATAATTTTAAAACGGTTTGATCCGTAGCAGCCAAAGCTCCAAGCGTAAAAAGAAGAGAATCTCCAGGCAAGAAAGGAGTGACGACGAGTCCTGTTTCGCAGAAAAGAATCAAAAAAAGAATGACATAAATCCAAAGACCAAAAAATGAAATCCAGGTATTGAGATGAACATCGAGATGGAAAAAAATCTCGATAACATGCTGAAAGAAATGAAGAATAGTTTCAAACAGATAAGCCTCTTTCTGGGTCAAAAGAACCACAGTGTTAAAACTTATTTCTCAATAAAATTCAATGGGAACAAAAAGTATTTCTTATTTCTTAGATAAGATCATCGTGGAAACTCTTTGAAATAATAAAGCATTTTGACAATTTGGTTTTGAGAAAAAAATCTGTAGAATGCTGTTTATAACAAGGGGGAACTTATGAATCGCAGAACTTTTATACATTCTAGTCTTCGTATCTGGTCGTTATGCGCAATGCTTCTTACGTATGGTTGCGGCAACGAAAATAGTACCAGCACGGGTTCAGGAACCGCGCTTGAACTCGCTGAAAAAGTGAGTGTCGTTGATGCCTCGAGCACTCTTGCTGGTTCAGGATCGCTCTCCAAAGCGCTTGTGAGGCTTGCAAAAACAAATCCTCCAAATGCCACAGCGACATCGGAATGGTCTACTGACGAGACACAAAAATTTGTCGCAGAACGATCTGCTGAAGCATTTGATATCGTCAATGAAATTCTTTGTATGATCGCACAAACCGGATATCAGGAAAAGCTCGGCAAAGGAAATTATAAAGCTTTCATTGACATCAATCAGTGCGATCAATCCAATGATAGCGCCGCGAGCGCAGGGCAGAATTCAACGAATCAAACTTCAGGTTCAAACAGAACAGATTATGAAACATGGCTTGTCCATTCTGCGACTGATGGCGATAACCATGTTCTCAAAATGTGGATTCGTGAAGGAGCGGACGATTATGAACCTGCGAAATTGATTTGTCTTAAAACTGTGATTTCTGAAAGTGTCAGCGATACCAATCCCTACGGAATTTTCATATCAACCTTTGCCGCTTACCCTGGAGCAAACACCACATGCGAAGGAATTCCTATCTTTAAAGGATTTTTAAAATCAGAAAAAGATGAGAATGAAAAAGTTCTTCTGAAATTTATTGTTGATGGTGGATTTGCAGGATCGAGTGGTGAATCAACGTTCAGCGAAAAAGCGGTTTTGGATCGAGCTGCTGATGGAAAGAGCATGCAGGGACGAGTCGCAGGAACAAATTCTTTTGGTGGAAAAGCAGATACGTATGATTTCGGTATCGCCTCAAACGAAGAGGTCTTCATGCGAGAGGATGAAGGCTCGACCGTTTGTTTGAGTAGAACAGACTTTCATGAGTCTGCATGGCGTTATGGCGTTTATGATGCCGATGGAAAAAGAGTGACGCGTAATTCCGGATTCCCTATTAAAACATCGGATGGCGCTCATGGCTGGATTGGCTACTGGGGACTCTGGATCGACAATGATGCAAACGTCAGCAATGGCGATACTGTTTATAAAGAAGTTTTTTCAGAAGATGGGGGGACCGCCACACCTTACACGGTCGTCAAAATTGGCGCAAAACTGAAAAAATATACACGACAGACTGCTACCTTGAACTTCATCAAAAATATTCCTCTCGACTGGTTTGATAATGCAAGTATGACGAATTATCGCGTGAAATGGAACGGAAGCAAATTTGTAAAATTTGCAACGATGTCGCAGAGCGACTGGTTCTGGAAAAATATTACAGAATCAGATCTCGATCTCTCCGAACTTGATTTCGGCGAACTGAACTTCTGGAGTCAGGCTATAGGGGGACAGGTTCGCGTCCCGCTTCCCAATTGCACCTGGGATGATGTCGAAATGAAGAGTTCATGTGGATCGCCTGATAACGACACAGAGGTGATTTATTTTACTGAAGATATTGTTTATCCGGACGATACGGTTCCCTCTTCATTCCGATGCTACGACAATTGCCCAAAATACGATGCCTCATCCGGTGTCGTGAACCATGAAAGTGACTTTAGCCCCGAGGCGACTGGACACACATATACTTTTGCCGACATGTTGTTAAAAGATACAGACGATAATTCCTTGCTCATGACAAGTGAAAGTGAATCGATGCAGTGGGGATTTAATAGCGGTCCGTTGTTTGAACCAACAGCGGAAAATCTGGCCTTGCTCGCATGCGATTGGGATCCAACCGAAACGTGCGGTTGGAAAGGCTGGAGTGTCCTCTCTGAGTATTACACCTACGAAACTGGTCCAAATCAGTGGAATCAATTCAGTGGACTGAAGGATTCTTCCGGAGTTTTCCTTGCCTTCGAAGCGCCTCTTGCTGTTGAATATACACATTCACAAACCGATACATCCGCAATCGATTATAAGTACCATGGTGTCAAATTTTTCCTCGATTACGGCGGATTCGGCGACCTTCAAGGTATACCTGGAGTTTGTAGAAGTATGGATACGGGAGAGGTCACAAACTGTTCAGATGGCAGCGACATCCGATGGTCTCCAGAATTTATGGTTCCTGAAGGAGCCACCATGACTGCTGGTGGAGCTACTTACTATGTAAAACCGCTTGAAGTGGAACAGGTGATGAAAAGCACGACATGTCCTTCAGGCTTAAGCGTTACTGACTTTGATCTCCCGGAGATCAGTCTCTGGGAAGATCCGGCAATCGGAGCTGAACCAACAGTGGAAGGAGCGCCAGCAGTGATTGGCGGAGTTCTTCAGTAATATTCTTCAAAAAAGAGTAACCTATGGTAGGGGCGCACGGTGT
This window encodes:
- a CDS encoding GTP-binding protein TypA: MKKARNEKIRNIAIIAHVDHGKTTLVDFMLRQSGTFRTNQTVNERVMDSMDLERERGITIASKNCSVQWKGVKINIIDTPGHSDFGGEVERGLKMVDGAILLVDASEGPLPQTRFVLKKALEEHLKIIVVINKIDRKDARPQEVLDEIYSLFIDLDANDHQIEFPILYAIGRDGIAQKTLEDRGENLELLFDTIVSEIPPPSYDSDEPFQMLVTNLSYSDYLGRLAIGRIMNGRVVKNDQLACLGSDGAPRRLKVSSLQTYEGIRVQEVDAVEPGDILILSGIEQVEIGDTICTIETPKTLKRIVVDEPTVSMKFMINTSPLAGLEGKIVQSRKIRERLLKETLHNVALRVEDAATSDSFIVKGRGEFQMAILIETMRREGFELSVGRPEVILKEKDGKQLEPIEHLFIDIQEEDTGIITEKISRRLGRMLNMVNHGTGRVRLEFSIPSRGLIGYRNEFLTDTKGTGLMNSYIEGYEPYRGEIKSRVLGSLVCDRAGKTVPYALFHLEPRGILFVESGMPVYEGMIVGEHNRQQDLNVNACKEKKLTNMRAAGRDENILLSPVTPITLERAITFIRDDEQVEVTPQSIRLRKNILLQQQRK
- a CDS encoding DUF1328 domain-containing protein, which encodes MLSWAVIFFVIAIIAAVFGFTGIAASAMGIAKILFFIFLILFILSLFIPSWRKPLF